A genomic stretch from Petrimonas mucosa includes:
- a CDS encoding polyprenyl synthetase family protein — translation MDESQVIKESLRDELSQFDIYLKKSLENNNPRISEILRHAFRVDGKRIRPMLVFLVAKCCGKITPATYHGAVTVELLHMATLMHDDVVDEASTRRGQPSSNAVFDNKRSVLAGDYVLSSALCESVKTDNLEIIGIISELGQNLAEGELNQYSLVNEIIIDEEEYFKVIDKKTASLLYACAKIGAISAGADHKTVEEFGKAGRILGIAFQIRDDIFDYYKADVGKPTGNDIREGKITLPLIYALNHAPRERSDEMMKIIRSYDYSPENIEMLLDFAKNNGGIDYAWRSIDSLLTEANQIIERVSIDNDFKVILNLLILYLKNRTV, via the coding sequence ATGGACGAAAGCCAGGTTATTAAGGAGTCGTTGCGTGACGAACTGAGCCAGTTCGACATCTATCTCAAGAAATCTCTGGAAAACAATAATCCCCGGATTTCGGAGATTCTTCGACACGCTTTTAGGGTAGACGGCAAACGGATCAGGCCTATGCTGGTTTTCCTGGTGGCAAAGTGTTGCGGCAAGATAACGCCAGCCACATATCACGGGGCGGTTACAGTGGAGTTGCTCCACATGGCTACCCTGATGCATGACGACGTTGTAGACGAGGCCTCTACCCGGCGAGGACAGCCCTCCTCCAATGCCGTTTTCGACAACAAACGTTCAGTACTTGCCGGAGATTATGTATTGTCATCGGCCTTGTGCGAGAGTGTAAAGACCGATAATCTGGAAATCATCGGCATCATTTCGGAACTTGGCCAAAACTTGGCAGAGGGTGAGCTGAATCAATATTCGCTTGTCAACGAGATAATTATTGATGAGGAGGAGTATTTTAAAGTGATCGACAAAAAAACGGCCTCCCTGTTGTACGCATGTGCAAAAATCGGAGCCATCTCTGCCGGAGCCGACCACAAGACGGTAGAGGAGTTTGGAAAGGCGGGCAGGATATTGGGTATTGCTTTCCAGATTCGAGACGATATTTTTGACTATTACAAAGCCGATGTGGGCAAGCCTACCGGAAACGACATCAGGGAAGGCAAGATTACACTCCCGCTCATCTATGCGCTGAATCACGCACCTAGGGAGAGATCAGACGAGATGATGAAGATCATTCGTTCCTACGACTATTCTCCCGAGAATATCGAAATGTTGCTCGATTTTGCCAAGAATAACGGAGGGATAGATTACGCCTGGAGGAGCATCGATTCTTTGTTGACGGAGGCGAACCAAATTATCGAACGCGTTTCGATCGACAACGATTTCAAGGTGATCCTGAACCTGTTGATCCTCTATCTGAAAAACCGGACTGTTTAA
- the polA gene encoding DNA polymerase I: protein MARQKLFLLDAYALIYRAYYAFIKNPRVNSKGENTSAIFGFVNTLEEVLRKENPTHIAVAFDPPGPTFRHTEYEAYKAQREATPEDIKRSVPIIKKILEAYNIPVLEVEGFEADDVIGTLAKKVDKNEFDVYMMTPDKDYGQLVEEHVFIYKPKYGSNEFEVLDHDKVMEKYHLSHPGQVIDLLGLMGDTSDNIPGCPGVGPKTAEKLLKEYGSIENLIQNSHKLKGTLRTKIEENREQVLFSKFLATIKTDVPVEIDIENLKRKEINEVAIRELFENLEFRTLINRVLKNETQKTSDKQPIQGDLFSGFPDNTVKEEPAVHAELSGNFSTIHTTPHTYRLVETENELYELNTLLCAQQSVCFDTETTGIDPLTSDLVGLSFAYIEGEAFYVPISGKREEAQRQVEIFRPFFENAEIEKVGQNLKYDILTLRRYGILVKGRLFDTMIAHYLLNPELRHGMDYMAETYLKYKTIHIEELIGPKGKNQKSMRDVDKQVICDYAAEDADITLKLKNILEKEIRRNNFDYLFHEVESPLVYVLADMEWTGVRLDLKALAQLSEEFNAELQQIETEIIDMAGESFNVNSPKQIGEILFEKMRIIEKPKKTKTGQYSTSEEELQKLRFKHPIIEKILEQRGLKKLLGTYIDAFPLLVNPETGKVHTSFNQTVAATGRLSSTNPNLQNIPIRDERGKEMRRVFIPDEGCIFLSADYSQIELRIMAHLSEDRNMVEAFNRGLDIHAATAAKINHIPVEEATPEMRRQAKTANFGIIYGISVFGLSERLNIPRAEAKTLIDGYFATYPGVKRYMDESIAAAREKGYVETILGRKRFLADINSKNAVVRGYAERNAINAPIQGSAADIIKMAMVRIFNRLNKEGLQAKMILQVHDELNFNVPVNELEKVKKIVTEEMENACKLRVPLKTDCGAGGNWLEAH, encoded by the coding sequence ATGGCCAGACAGAAGCTGTTTCTGCTTGATGCTTATGCTTTGATTTACAGAGCATATTATGCATTTATTAAAAATCCCCGCGTAAACTCGAAAGGCGAGAATACCTCGGCCATCTTCGGATTTGTTAACACGCTGGAAGAGGTGCTGAGGAAAGAGAATCCGACACACATTGCCGTTGCATTTGATCCGCCGGGACCCACATTCCGCCATACGGAATATGAAGCCTATAAAGCTCAACGTGAAGCCACTCCCGAAGATATAAAGCGATCCGTGCCCATTATCAAGAAGATACTGGAAGCCTACAATATTCCGGTGCTGGAAGTAGAGGGTTTCGAGGCAGATGATGTGATTGGAACATTGGCCAAAAAGGTGGACAAGAATGAGTTTGATGTCTATATGATGACACCTGACAAGGATTACGGACAGCTGGTCGAAGAGCATGTTTTTATTTATAAGCCCAAATACGGCAGTAATGAATTTGAGGTACTTGACCACGATAAAGTGATGGAGAAGTACCATCTATCCCACCCTGGCCAGGTAATCGATCTGCTTGGCCTGATGGGTGATACGTCAGACAATATTCCCGGCTGTCCCGGTGTTGGACCCAAAACCGCTGAAAAACTGCTGAAGGAGTACGGCTCCATCGAAAACTTGATCCAAAACAGCCATAAGCTGAAAGGGACCCTTCGCACAAAGATTGAAGAGAACAGGGAACAGGTCCTCTTCTCCAAATTTTTAGCCACGATAAAGACCGATGTACCGGTAGAAATCGATATCGAAAACCTGAAAAGAAAGGAGATAAACGAGGTTGCGATAAGAGAACTTTTTGAAAATCTGGAATTCAGGACATTGATTAATCGGGTGCTGAAGAATGAAACCCAAAAAACGTCGGACAAGCAACCGATACAAGGTGATCTTTTCAGCGGATTTCCAGATAATACCGTAAAGGAGGAACCAGCCGTCCACGCGGAACTTTCCGGAAACTTCTCCACCATCCACACCACCCCGCACACCTATCGGCTGGTAGAAACGGAAAACGAACTATATGAGCTCAACACTCTTCTCTGTGCACAGCAATCGGTCTGTTTCGACACTGAAACAACGGGTATCGACCCGCTGACAAGCGACCTTGTAGGCTTGTCGTTTGCCTATATCGAAGGTGAAGCATTCTATGTCCCCATTTCAGGGAAAAGGGAGGAGGCACAACGGCAAGTGGAAATCTTCAGGCCATTTTTTGAAAATGCAGAGATCGAGAAGGTAGGGCAAAATCTGAAATATGACATCCTCACCCTCCGCCGTTATGGCATCCTCGTAAAAGGGAGACTCTTTGACACGATGATTGCCCACTATCTCCTCAATCCCGAACTTCGGCACGGGATGGATTACATGGCCGAAACATATCTGAAATACAAGACCATACACATCGAGGAGCTGATCGGTCCGAAAGGAAAGAACCAGAAATCGATGCGGGACGTGGATAAACAGGTTATCTGTGATTATGCGGCAGAAGATGCTGACATCACATTGAAATTGAAGAATATACTGGAGAAGGAGATCCGGAGGAACAATTTCGATTATCTTTTCCACGAAGTGGAGTCTCCCCTTGTCTATGTACTTGCCGATATGGAGTGGACCGGGGTAAGGCTGGATCTAAAGGCGCTGGCTCAGCTCTCGGAAGAATTTAACGCCGAACTGCAGCAGATCGAGACGGAGATTATCGATATGGCAGGGGAGAGTTTCAACGTCAATTCTCCGAAGCAGATAGGGGAGATACTCTTTGAAAAGATGAGGATCATCGAAAAACCGAAAAAAACCAAGACCGGCCAATACAGTACAAGCGAAGAGGAGTTGCAGAAACTGCGCTTCAAACATCCGATTATCGAGAAGATCCTCGAACAGCGGGGATTGAAAAAGTTGCTGGGGACCTATATCGATGCATTTCCACTGTTGGTAAATCCCGAAACCGGGAAAGTGCACACGTCGTTCAATCAGACCGTGGCAGCAACAGGACGGCTGAGCAGTACCAATCCCAACCTGCAGAACATACCCATCAGGGATGAACGCGGGAAAGAGATGAGAAGAGTTTTCATCCCCGACGAAGGATGCATCTTCCTTTCGGCCGACTATTCACAGATAGAACTGCGCATCATGGCACACCTGAGTGAAGACCGGAACATGGTGGAGGCATTTAACCGTGGATTGGACATTCATGCTGCCACTGCCGCCAAAATCAACCATATTCCGGTTGAGGAAGCCACTCCCGAAATGCGCCGCCAAGCAAAAACAGCCAACTTCGGGATCATTTACGGCATCTCGGTTTTTGGTCTTTCCGAAAGGCTAAATATACCCCGTGCTGAAGCAAAAACATTGATAGATGGCTATTTTGCCACATACCCGGGAGTAAAGCGATATATGGATGAAAGTATTGCAGCTGCACGAGAAAAGGGCTATGTGGAGACTATCCTGGGACGTAAACGCTTTTTGGCCGACATAAACTCCAAGAACGCCGTAGTTCGTGGGTATGCTGAAAGGAATGCAATAAATGCTCCAATTCAGGGAAGTGCGGCAGACATCATAAAAATGGCCATGGTCCGAATATTTAACCGGCTGAATAAAGAGGGTTTACAGGCAAAGATGATCCTTCAGGTACACGACGAACTTAACTTCAATGTCCCAGTAAACGAACTGGAAAAGGTTAAAAAGATCGTCACGGAGGAGATGGAAAATGCCTGTAAACTGCGTGTACCGCTGAAAACTGATTGCGGAGCAGGAGGAAATTGGCTGGAAGCCCACTGA
- a CDS encoding YqaA family protein, producing the protein MLEGLAEYGYWGLLLASFLAATILPFSSEVVFAALITAGADIWLSVLYATIGNAAGGATCYYVGKLGKTAWLERWFKINPEKINKTIRWLHGKGAVMGFFGFLPGIGDAILVALGFMRANIPVTMFSMTVGKLLRYILIGFGTDQLVSWF; encoded by the coding sequence ATGCTTGAAGGATTGGCAGAATATGGCTATTGGGGATTACTGCTTGCCTCATTCCTGGCTGCTACCATATTGCCCTTCAGTTCGGAAGTTGTTTTTGCGGCACTCATCACGGCAGGAGCAGATATTTGGCTATCCGTGCTATATGCAACAATTGGAAATGCAGCTGGTGGTGCCACCTGCTATTATGTGGGAAAACTGGGAAAGACCGCATGGCTGGAGAGGTGGTTCAAGATAAATCCTGAAAAGATCAACAAGACCATACGGTGGTTGCATGGTAAAGGGGCTGTGATGGGGTTTTTTGGATTTCTCCCCGGCATCGGCGACGCCATACTGGTTGCATTGGGATTCATGCGGGCAAACATACCTGTAACCATGTTCTCCATGACGGTCGGAAAATTGCTCCGTTACATCCTGATCGGCTTTGGAACCGATCAGCTTGTATCGTGGTTTTGA
- a CDS encoding radical SAM protein, with protein MSTILFNEIVYGPVHSRRMGISLGINLLPHDGKLCSFDCIYCECGFNKDFRTQTKLPDRENVYAALENRLQSLLEEGIKPDVITFAGNGEPTMHPQFDKIIGDTLFLRDRYASTAKISVLSNGMHVGKTSVFEALQRVDNPILKLDSAFDETVRLIDRPNLPDYSVARQVELYKRFHGNFILQTMFLRGMLEGKRIDNSTEKEISGWLELVRALYPRQVMIYTIDRETPARELEKVPLEELRKIAERVGELGIPTLVAG; from the coding sequence ATGTCTACAATCCTTTTTAACGAGATCGTTTACGGTCCGGTTCACAGCCGACGGATGGGCATTTCGTTGGGAATAAACCTGTTGCCACACGACGGTAAACTTTGTTCATTCGACTGCATCTATTGCGAATGCGGGTTCAATAAGGATTTTCGCACGCAAACGAAACTGCCCGACAGGGAAAATGTCTACGCTGCATTGGAAAATAGACTGCAATCACTGCTCGAGGAGGGTATAAAACCAGACGTGATCACATTTGCCGGAAACGGGGAGCCTACAATGCATCCCCAATTCGACAAAATTATCGGCGATACCCTTTTTCTGAGGGATAGGTATGCATCTACTGCCAAAATCAGCGTGCTGTCAAACGGGATGCATGTAGGAAAAACATCCGTGTTTGAAGCGTTGCAACGTGTGGACAATCCCATACTCAAGCTCGATTCCGCCTTCGATGAGACCGTGAGGCTTATCGACCGACCCAATTTACCCGATTATTCGGTAGCGCGACAGGTGGAACTTTATAAAAGATTCCACGGCAATTTTATCCTGCAAACCATGTTTTTACGAGGCATGCTCGAAGGCAAGCGGATAGACAATTCCACCGAAAAAGAGATTTCAGGGTGGTTAGAGCTCGTTAGAGCGCTTTATCCCCGTCAGGTGATGATCTACACCATCGACCGGGAAACGCCCGCCAGAGAGCTTGAAAAAGTGCCTCTGGAAGAGTTGAGGAAAATTGCGGAGCGGGTAGGGGAGTTAGGTATTCCTACCCTGGTAGCCGGATAA
- a CDS encoding glycoside hydrolase family 172 protein, giving the protein MITTLFFISIALFGFSQPRTFNGLDMNLGNLYKLSNAETRSISPENFTGEKGKGGMAIPDPDAPVNTANATHAARDLGQGWKVNPYIRINPGETFTLAEIEGPGAIQHIWMTPTGNWRFSIIRIYWDDEKEPSVESPIGHFFGMGWNEYAHLNSMPVTVNPGSAFNSYWVMPFRKKCKITMTNINDTDPMTLYYQIDYTLTDVPEDAAYFHAQFRRTKVNETSDYTIVDGIRGEGHYVGVYMAWQVNNNGWWGEGEIKFFMDGDKKFPTVIGTGTEDYFCGSYNFDRQGRYVTFTTPYAGLVQVLPADLIYKSGQRFGLYRWHIMDPVRFKKDLRITIQDLGWRHGGRYLPQQSDISSVCFWYQSEPHASFPQFPDWQELELN; this is encoded by the coding sequence ATGATCACAACCCTCTTTTTTATCTCGATTGCGTTGTTCGGATTTTCACAGCCCAGAACATTCAACGGTCTTGATATGAATTTGGGTAACCTCTACAAGCTCTCCAATGCTGAAACCCGGTCGATCAGTCCAGAAAATTTTACCGGTGAAAAAGGAAAGGGTGGAATGGCGATTCCCGACCCGGATGCTCCCGTCAATACGGCCAATGCTACTCATGCTGCCCGTGATCTGGGTCAGGGATGGAAAGTAAACCCCTATATCCGCATCAATCCCGGAGAGACTTTTACCTTGGCTGAAATTGAAGGACCCGGAGCCATTCAGCACATCTGGATGACACCTACTGGAAACTGGCGTTTCTCCATTATCCGCATATATTGGGACGATGAAAAAGAGCCATCGGTTGAATCTCCTATCGGCCATTTTTTTGGCATGGGATGGAATGAATATGCTCATCTCAACTCAATGCCAGTAACGGTGAACCCGGGAAGTGCATTTAATTCGTATTGGGTAATGCCTTTCCGGAAAAAATGCAAAATCACCATGACCAACATCAACGATACCGATCCTATGACACTCTATTACCAGATCGATTATACCCTGACCGATGTTCCGGAGGATGCCGCCTATTTCCATGCACAATTCAGGCGAACAAAAGTGAATGAGACATCCGATTACACCATAGTGGACGGCATACGTGGGGAGGGACACTATGTCGGTGTATATATGGCCTGGCAGGTTAACAACAACGGTTGGTGGGGTGAAGGTGAAATCAAATTTTTCATGGATGGCGATAAAAAATTTCCTACCGTAATAGGCACAGGGACAGAGGACTATTTTTGTGGCTCCTATAATTTTGACCGGCAAGGGAGATATGTAACCTTTACAACACCTTATGCCGGATTGGTACAGGTGTTGCCTGCCGACCTGATCTATAAGTCGGGACAGCGTTTCGGACTCTACCGCTGGCACATCATGGATCCTGTCCGGTTCAAGAAGGATCTGCGTATTACCATCCAGGACCTGGGCTGGAGACATGGAGGACGCTATTTGCCCCAACAATCTGATATTTCATCGGTATGCTTCTGGTATCAATCAGAACCGCATGCCTCATTTCCCCAGTTTCCCGATTGGCAAGAACTGGAACTGAATTGA
- the ychF gene encoding redox-regulated ATPase YchF gives MALQCGIVGLPNVGKSTLFNCLSNAKAQAANFPFCTIEPNVGVITVPDERLNKLAELVHPQKIVPTTVEIVDIAGLVKGASKGEGLGNKFLANIRETDAILHLLRCFEDENVTHVDGSINPVRDKEIIDAELQLKDLETIESRIQKVEKQAKTGGDKEAKLAFEVYSKIREALLRGESARTVVFDTKDENRIARDLFLLTSKPVLYVCNVDEKSAVNGNEYVEQVREAVKRENAGILVVAAKIESEIAEFDTYEEREMFLAEMGLKESGVNRLIKAAYELLNLQTFLTAGPQEVRAWTFQKGWKAPQCAGVIHTDFEKGFIRAEVIKYEDYIRYGSEAAVKEAGKMNVEGKEYIVQDGDIMHFRFNV, from the coding sequence ATGGCTCTACAGTGTGGTATAGTTGGACTTCCCAACGTCGGAAAATCTACCCTTTTCAATTGCCTGTCAAACGCCAAGGCACAGGCAGCGAATTTTCCTTTTTGTACGATCGAACCTAACGTGGGGGTAATCACTGTTCCCGATGAAAGATTGAATAAACTTGCCGAACTGGTACATCCTCAAAAAATTGTACCTACAACGGTCGAGATAGTCGATATTGCCGGACTGGTAAAAGGTGCAAGCAAAGGAGAGGGTCTGGGTAATAAATTTTTGGCCAACATCCGTGAAACCGATGCCATACTGCATCTCTTGCGTTGTTTTGAGGATGAGAACGTAACCCATGTTGACGGCAGTATAAATCCTGTAAGAGACAAGGAGATAATTGACGCGGAACTGCAATTGAAGGATCTGGAGACCATCGAGTCGAGAATTCAAAAGGTAGAGAAACAGGCAAAGACGGGGGGCGACAAGGAGGCAAAACTGGCTTTCGAGGTCTACTCAAAAATCAGGGAAGCTTTGTTGCGGGGTGAATCGGCACGAACTGTAGTTTTTGATACCAAAGATGAGAACAGGATAGCGCGTGATCTCTTCCTCTTGACTTCCAAACCGGTTTTATATGTTTGCAATGTAGATGAAAAGAGTGCCGTTAACGGAAATGAATATGTGGAACAGGTACGGGAGGCAGTAAAGAGGGAGAATGCAGGAATTTTGGTAGTAGCGGCAAAGATCGAGTCTGAAATTGCTGAATTTGATACTTACGAAGAGCGTGAAATGTTTCTCGCTGAAATGGGGTTGAAGGAGTCTGGTGTAAACCGGCTAATCAAGGCAGCCTATGAGTTGTTGAATCTTCAGACATTCCTCACTGCAGGTCCGCAGGAAGTGCGTGCCTGGACATTCCAGAAAGGATGGAAAGCTCCCCAGTGTGCCGGAGTTATCCATACCGATTTTGAGAAGGGATTTATCCGTGCAGAGGTGATCAAGTATGAGGATTACATCCGGTATGGTTCGGAAGCAGCTGTAAAGGAGGCCGGAAAGATGAACGTTGAAGGTAAGGAGTACATCGTTCAGGACGGTGATATCATGCACTTCAGATTCAACGTGTAA